The Methylomonas montana genome has a window encoding:
- a CDS encoding DMT family protein — protein MSSILISAGLLVCSNVFMTFAWYAHLKELNNKPWLLAALVSWGIALFEYLLQVPANRVGYTQLSVGQLKIMQEVIALSVFVPFSVYYMKEPLKLDYLWAGLCLLGAVFFIFRAKLS, from the coding sequence ATGAGTTCCATTCTGATCTCCGCCGGCTTATTGGTTTGCAGCAATGTGTTCATGACTTTTGCCTGGTATGCACACCTCAAGGAGTTGAACAATAAACCCTGGTTGTTGGCGGCATTAGTCAGTTGGGGGATAGCGCTGTTTGAATATCTGCTGCAGGTGCCCGCCAACCGTGTTGGCTACACCCAGCTTAGCGTCGGTCAGCTCAAAATTATGCAGGAAGTGATTGCCTTGAGTGTGTTTGTGCCGTTCTCGGTTTACTACATGAAAGAACCGCTGAAGCTGGATTATCTGTGGGCAGGCTTGTGTTTGCTGGGCGCGGTGTTTTTTATCTTCAGAGCCAAATTGAGCTGA
- a CDS encoding 23S rRNA (adenine(2030)-N(6))-methyltransferase RlmJ, with protein MLSYRHGFHAGNFADVLKHSLLTLVVNALKQKDKPFVYIDTHAGAGKYSLKAEFAQKTGEYQQGIARIWGAEQAPAELHDYLAAIRAENTGRQLVRYPGSPQLVKRLVRAQDRLLLSELHSSDFEALQQLFAGDKQAIVAKEDGLQTLSKKLPPIQKRGLILIDPSYEMRDEYKKIVAALTTAHRHFATGVYAIWYPVIERAAAENFMRQLMQTGIPKQLRIEHCVAEDGPGRGMTGSGMLFVNPPWQLDSQAQLLLPWLNNVLAAGQGHWKVEWQVPETIAERVVGN; from the coding sequence ATGCTTAGTTATCGTCACGGTTTTCATGCCGGCAATTTTGCCGATGTTTTAAAACACAGTCTGCTGACATTAGTCGTCAATGCCTTAAAGCAAAAGGACAAGCCTTTCGTTTATATCGATACGCATGCCGGCGCTGGCAAATATTCGTTAAAAGCCGAATTTGCCCAAAAAACCGGTGAATATCAGCAAGGCATTGCCCGAATTTGGGGCGCGGAGCAAGCACCCGCGGAGTTACACGATTACTTGGCGGCGATTCGCGCGGAGAACACCGGCCGGCAGTTGGTGCGTTATCCCGGTTCGCCGCAATTGGTGAAACGCTTGGTCAGGGCGCAAGATCGGCTATTATTGTCCGAACTACACAGCAGTGATTTCGAAGCCTTGCAACAACTGTTTGCCGGCGACAAGCAAGCCATTGTCGCCAAGGAAGACGGTTTGCAAACTCTAAGCAAAAAATTGCCGCCGATTCAGAAACGTGGCTTGATTCTGATTGACCCCAGTTATGAGATGCGGGACGAATACAAAAAAATCGTTGCCGCTTTGACGACCGCACATCGGCACTTCGCTACCGGGGTTTATGCGATTTGGTATCCCGTGATAGAACGGGCAGCGGCGGAAAATTTCATGCGGCAATTAATGCAAACCGGCATTCCAAAACAATTACGGATCGAGCATTGCGTGGCGGAAGATGGTCCTGGGCGAGGTATGACAGGTTCCGGGATGTTGTTCGTCAATCCGCCTTGGCAGTTGGATAGCCAGGCGCAATTATTGTTACCTTGGTTGAACAATGTCTTGGCTGCGGGCCAGGGACATTGGAAAGTGGAATGGCAGGTACCGGAAACGATTGCGGAGCGTGTTGTAGGGAATTAG
- a CDS encoding multifunctional CCA addition/repair protein, with translation MKTYLVGGAVRDRLLDYPVKENDWLVVGETAEAMLARGFRPVGKDFPVFLHPVSQEEYALARTERKTAPGYKGFAVHAAPDVTLEEDLLRRDLTVNAMAMAADGELIDPFHGRRDLEKRILRHVSPAFTEDPVRILRVARFAARYAHLGFSVAEETRHLMREMVAAGEADFLVAERVWAELHKALLERTPATFFQVLRDCGALRVVFPEVDALFGVPQPEKYHPEVDTGVHALMVLDQAALLSDKAEVRLAALLHDLGKALTPSHYWPSHHGHEQKGLPVLAKMCDRLRVPNSFKALCTQVMEYHTHCHRALDLRADTLTDMLQAIGAFKPDNRLDEFLQACEADARGRTGFEDRLYPQADYIRAAATAAAGIDTTAVLQGGLQGAQIGAAIHKLRIKAVNDYKQRYHSTMALESA, from the coding sequence ATGAAAACGTATCTGGTCGGCGGCGCAGTTCGCGATCGTTTGCTGGATTATCCGGTCAAGGAAAACGACTGGCTGGTGGTCGGCGAGACTGCGGAAGCGATGTTGGCTCGTGGTTTTCGGCCGGTCGGCAAAGACTTTCCGGTGTTTTTGCATCCGGTCAGTCAAGAGGAATATGCCTTGGCTCGTACCGAACGTAAGACTGCCCCAGGCTATAAGGGTTTCGCCGTTCATGCCGCCCCCGATGTGACCTTGGAAGAAGATTTGCTGCGCCGGGATCTGACCGTCAACGCGATGGCGATGGCTGCCGACGGCGAATTGATCGATCCTTTTCACGGCCGGCGTGATTTGGAAAAACGTATCCTGCGCCACGTCTCACCGGCTTTTACCGAAGATCCGGTGCGTATTTTGCGCGTCGCGCGTTTCGCCGCCCGCTATGCCCACCTGGGCTTTAGCGTGGCCGAGGAAACACGGCATTTGATGCGGGAGATGGTCGCCGCCGGCGAAGCCGATTTTCTGGTGGCAGAGCGGGTATGGGCGGAATTACACAAGGCCTTATTGGAGCGGACGCCAGCGACGTTTTTTCAGGTATTGCGAGATTGCGGGGCGTTGCGGGTGGTTTTTCCGGAGGTCGATGCGCTGTTTGGCGTGCCGCAGCCGGAGAAATATCATCCGGAAGTCGATACTGGCGTGCATGCCTTGATGGTGCTTGACCAGGCGGCGCTGTTGTCCGATAAAGCCGAGGTGCGTTTGGCTGCCTTGCTGCACGATTTGGGCAAGGCGCTGACGCCCAGCCACTACTGGCCCAGTCATCATGGCCACGAGCAGAAAGGTTTGCCGGTGCTGGCCAAGATGTGCGACAGGCTGAGGGTGCCGAATAGCTTTAAAGCGTTGTGCACGCAGGTGATGGAATACCACACTCACTGTCATCGGGCGTTGGACTTGCGAGCCGATACCTTGACCGATATGTTGCAAGCCATCGGTGCATTTAAGCCCGACAACCGCTTGGACGAATTTTTACAGGCTTGCGAAGCCGATGCTCGCGGCCGGACTGGTTTCGAAGATCGCCTTTATCCGCAAGCCGACTACATCAGGGCGGCGGCGACCGCGGCGGCAGGTATCGATACCACGGCTGTTTTGCAAGGCGGCCTGCAAGGCGCTCAGATCGGCGCGGCGATTCATAAATTACGGATCAAGGCCGTCAACGACTATAAACAACGTTACCATTCGACGATGGCCTTAGAATCCGCATGA